A genomic segment from Amyelois transitella isolate CPQ chromosome 15, ilAmyTran1.1, whole genome shotgun sequence encodes:
- the LOC106136290 gene encoding uncharacterized protein LOC106136290: MIKMCKTTCPRFPIVRKCCFCVPIRKGVTIFGYVNLILSLLSFPLLVFLLVEQMTTGKAVEHTEDMDPLVHLPLTIAFVLVDVLMTIILLIGAHRKQQILLKIYFFFGVGFQLITLCVDLFYFDYREYIENTFYFFFLGLNVYLLFLVFNTIHLIEETNEVQYIAYRDTQTGP, encoded by the exons atgataaaaatgtgcAAAACTACGTGTCCGAGATTCCCAATAGTGAGAAAGTGTTGTTTTTGCGTGCCCATTAGAAAAGGAGTTACTATATTTGGATATGTTAATTTA ATACTATCACTCCTGTCGTTCCCGCTGCTCGTGTTCCTGCTGGTGGAGCAGATGACCACGGGCAAGGCTGTAGAGCACACGGAGGACATGGACCCCCTGGTGCACCTGCCGCTGACCATCGCCTTCGTGCTGGTTGACGTCCTCATGACGATTATACTGCTTATTGGAGCTCATCGG AAACAACAAATCCTGCTGAAGATATACTTCTTCTTCGGCGTGGGATTCCAGCTAATCACGTTGTGCGTGGACCTCTTTTACTTCGACTACAGAGAATACATCGAGAACACattttacttctttttcttaG GTTTGAATGTATACCTCCTATTCCTGGTATTCAACACAATCCACCTGATCGAGGAGACCAATGAAGTCCAATACATCGCCTACCGGGATACGCAGACGGGACCATGA